The Astatotilapia calliptera chromosome 22, fAstCal1.2, whole genome shotgun sequence region AACAAATTTGCTCATGGCTGGATAGCAGTGTTCCCGACCCTTGGTCTGCATGGCGACGTTAACGGCGAAGGGCGAGCTGAATCACACGCACGATTGGACCACCAGCAGGAGAAGACTTGCACAAGGTTGGTCGTGCATCCAGAAGAGGGGAAGGGTTACAAATCAGTAGTTTAGTTACGCTCACGTCTCAGAGGAAGCCCTGGCTGACTCCACCCTGGCTCTGTTCGCCCTTCGAGGTTCATTGAGCCTCCATCGTCACCCGTGGGTAGCACGCAACTCGATTCATTCATTGTTCAGCAGTTCAATAGTTTCTAGGATGTGCAGGATCAATAGTGAGCTGAAAACAGTGGTCACTGAAGATGCACCACTAAGTTACCTTCAACACTCAGAAATGGTGATTGATCTCTGAAAGcagcatttatttgttttacccaATACTGTATGTACCTGTGCAGTATGCCAAAACTCTACCACCAgaatttcaattatttatgcaacttccccccaaaaagcaggaaaaagccTGTCAAGCTTAGTGCGCATATTCAAAATAGGGAGGGAAACCTTCTCTGTTACAATATTATTTCATATCAGTGAAGTATCCTCTTGCTAGGCCTTTTATCACGCACAGTGTGGGGAGGTTTAGGTGTTACCTCCCACGCAGGAACAATGAAGTGTTTAAATATTGACTCTggctcttttttccctctttcaccTCGGGTCAAGGCTGAACCTTGACGCTGTGTTTGCTCTATCTCTGTTCCGCTGATCTTGGCAGTTTTCCTGTAACTATCTGAGCGTGGAGATCGTTCTCTGACAACATCATCACAAAGGCAAAGAAAGGGGggaattttttgtgtgtgtgtttcacccCCATCCTGTGCTCTGAAATTCCTATTTTCGAGTCGGTGTTTGCACTTGGGAAAAACTGACTAATTTAACCCACAGTACTCGCACCAGGTGTCACACCCCGATGACACTGAAAGgcatacatttttacatttgttcttTGAACGCAGTGTTAAATTACTTTGCAATCGTGCTgtaagaaaaattaaagaaaaaaaaaaaaagaagcccaaAACAAGGTAAACTTAAAAAGACCCCGAAATGGAAGCGGAGCAAACGAGTGCTTCTAATAATAACAACTAACACATAACACAGGGCCATGCAGAAGCTAGGAGCCTACAACTGCCTGGGTCACATACCAATGTGTAAATCCTTCATAAACGAGTGAAAACTTTGTGCAATTTTCTACTctccagaaaagaaaaacaacaacacaaaaacacaaaaactgttacgtttctacagaaaaaaaaaaagataaattggAGCATGTTTGGCAGGTTAGGCAGAGGCATGAGGAGTGCGAGAGGGAGAAGATGAAGGGGAAGAGGAAAAGTGGCACAGCAGGGAGGATTTCTCCCACAGTGAGCCTGAAGAGACTCGAAGATACACAGCAAAAGACCACATGCCTGCGCCCATCCCATGCTTTCACTTTCCGCGGTGGTTAACAAGTGAGAGCACGTGTCATGAGAAAAGATCCGACAATTAGATCACAAGGAAGGCTGGGAGTGTGGGGGGGAGGGAGTCACTGGTTTCCAATAAAGGGAAACTGGCACGCAGCGTTTAGGGGGAGAGTGTAGATGGCCCGGGGGGTTAGAGGGTCGACAGAGAGAGCTCAAGAGTGGTTAGGCCCTCTCAGTGCATCGGCTCCTCCTGGGAGGGCGAGTTGTCTGGCTGATTGAGTGAAGCCTCAGCGGTTGGAGAATCCCCGCCGTCCTGGATGCCGGTCTCACTGGTGGATGGTGATGGGGTCATCTTGGTCTGAGGcaggaggaaagaaaacaacGTAGGTTTTACTCTGATGGAATTACTGAGAGCACGCTCAGCTTTAAGATAATTAACTCaacttaaaatgtttgttttacgGCTCTGCACGCTAAATCCCAAGATCAAAgattttctgcagcattaaaCTCGTCACATTTAACGCAATATGTTGCATTTTACTGCTATATTTTTATAATCCCTGCATATTTTTAACCCTCATTTTATGATCATCGTCTGACAACTTCTCAGATTTGAGGCACTCAGGGGGATCATTTTATGTGAGTGTGCACAGAAGCTGTGCTTCATATCCTTTGTAGTGGAAGGTGGGATATTTTCTGACTCATCCAGAgcacagaaatgtgtttttctcatcACTAACTTAGACCAGTGCACAGTGGGTCACTAATTGGGATGATGAGATAATTGGGATCCAGCTACCTGCAGTCACTGACATCTTCTAGGCCCGCTACATAAACAGGACCACTAACATCACCAGATACCCTGCACACCGTCTCATCAAACTCCTGCCATGCGGTAGGAGATACATCGACATTCAGTCACACGCAACCAGGCTGAAAACAGTGATACATGACCCTTAAATAACTCTGGGAACTTATATTGCACAACATTTTTGTGACCTGAATGAGTCAAATAATGTCACAGCTTCCACTACTAAGGATATGAAGGACACTGAATAAAGCTTCATAAAGCTCCTGTACCGCTAGTGCTGGGCCCAAGCCTGGATAAGTGGCAGGACTGATTCAGGGAGGGCATCTGACATCACTTACTGGTTTTTAAGGCCTCGAATTGAGCATTTTGACATCCACtatcttatttttattatttaaaccagaCACGTGGAGCAACAGATGGATCTAACTAAGAAACCAAGGACACCGCGTGCTCTCAGAAGCCACAAAGGCTCACTTTAAATCTTGattaaaaagttatttaagAGCCGAATTCCTCTTTTCACGAACACTGAAAAGAGAGGACGAACTGAACGCGACCTCATTACTGCGGCGTGACGCCAAAATGCAGTGGAATACAGTTTGTGCGCAGAATAATGGTGCGTTTCTGACTCCTAGCCATTCTACATCCACACAGGCACGTCTGCAGACGGCATCAAGGTCCTTTATCCAGCCGTTACCTTCAGAGTCTCTACTTTCTCCTCAAACGACCTGAAGGTTGGTGCGTTtctgtgaaaggaaaaaaaggcagaagacagagaggagagagagaaaaaaaaaagatgactgaaGTTATCAAACATAATCACACCCAGACGAGATGCAGACACGTCTTCCTTTCAAAAGGAAAATAGAGCAGGACACCCACTGCAAGCACAGCCTTTAAAGGTCATGTTATCTGATACTCGATACACACAATGCGGGATTTTCTAAAGTGACCCCATTCTTCTCTGTTCAGCTGAGAAAGTGCTAAGAGGGCTTGTTtttcatgcaaacacacaaagagaatACAGAGCGAAGAGGGCGAGAGGACAGTCTTCCGAAAAGCCTCTCGTGTGTGTGCGCTCTCGAGCTGAACTTTCGGATTCACCGGGAGAAATTTCTGATTATATTTACAGACCAAATAAGAAATAAAGTTCTTTCAAAACCTGGttacgtgtgtgtgtccagGTTTTGTGAAAGCAGAGCCATATTTAGGGCAGAACATTCTTTCcaagtgcagaaaaacaaaaaccaggcGAGCAGTTTGTGCAGGTGGGCGTTTCCCTGCATCttcatattttcttcttcttcttttttttttagatttctgtTAAACCTCTGAGCCTGACGAAACAGCAGCGGCCTGGCGGAGCGAGATTATtaaagctgcagcttcactgatAGCAGATAAAGTGGCTTTCACCAGCGGTCTCTCGGTATTATTAGGGTACGCTGTCAGgccttattttatttaacaggaAACACGCTCTTCTGTCTGTCTACTGCCGCCCACAGACACTGAGCAGCCTCCAACATTCACACGAACTGGTTCGGGTTCTCTTACCTCATGACGGGCATGCTAGCCGAGTGCTGCAATGACTTTACGCTATCCGACAGCGTTATTGAGGAGAAAAGAAGGAAGTGTTAGTGGTCATGttagcacagcagcagcagagcgtGCACAGAGCGAGAGAGCACAACATACAGCACAAACCCTCGTTTATTCTACCGAGTGCATAAATCCTATAAATCCCACTTTATCCAATTAAGATTGATTGTGTATTAACACAGCGGGTACGTGTTAATCCTGCGAGTTATGGGTGAGTATCATGTCATCAaacccacgcacacacaaaaggacaacacatgcacacacacacacaccctgacgACCCCTGTCAGGCCCTCagtagccccccccccccatggcAACCAGCCCGGAGTCTTTGAGGCTGCTCTTCTCAGCACACTGCAGCTTTGAGAGGACTAATAATCTTGTTTGCGGCTCAGTAATCCAGAGAGAAGAAGGATGACAGGGGAGGGGAGACACACTAAGACACGAGAGGGAGGATCAACAAGAGATACATCTCAAATGCAACAATCTGctgttgatttctttttttttttaaagccgggTTTAATCAGGAATAATTCACAGGAAGTGCTGCGTTTGGTGCTCTGAACGCACAGTTTGACACCTAACCCACCGGGACATATGCCCTTTAATAAGAAGCTGGTCAAAGTGGTGCAACAGGCTAATtagatttgaataaaacacatcagtgcataaaaacacagctgatttcagttcattctgcagaatttgattaaaaaaaaaaaaaaacatgcaggaaAATGTCCAAGTTATTCATGCAAATTGAAATCGATCAGAAGAACGACCTCTGCAGTCCCacattcaaacacatttcacaaagatggtatgaaaagaaaaataagatttatttcTCCTTTAACTGGCCTTAAATAAGTGAGCAGTCTTACCTAACTTTATTAGACGTATAGTGTGACCTGCAAAAGCCAAGCAATGCTGTAAGTTACTAACACTTCTGCTGCTTCTATGCTGATTATCGCACATTTCTCATTTGTTTAACACAAAGAAAGGCAGAATATGAATATACAGGAGATACGGAAGCCACTGCTTATGCTTTAAACAAAGATGTGTTTCATGTGGGCCTGCGGGTGCGTTATGAACGGAAGCAGTCTCACACTGCCCCCAGTTTTAAAGTTGTCACCTTAAAAACATGTCCTGACTCtgaatcttgttaaaatgagttTTGTTAGTGGTTAGTAAAGAAAGACAGGAGTGTGGTCTCTTAAACGCTGAGGAAGGACAGAAGGAAAAGAGCCCGCTACAGGAACACATTTCTATCACATGTGATATGATGGACAGGTGCAGCACAGCGGAGCCATTTTTACTGTGGCTTTTCAAAGGATTACAAAATATGATTCACTGACATCTCCCCGTCTGACTCACCTGACATCCTCGAGCTTCCGGGTGATGGCTGAGCCCATATTTGTGAAAGCTGCTGTAGCCTTCAGACTCGCCTGAGACAGAGTTTCAGAAGTCCTCCTATAgctgaaacagagagagagaaagaggagtgaTGGgcggccaaaaaaaaaaaaaaaaaggatatgaGTGTGATGAAAAGAGACTGAAGGATCAAAGCCGGAAGAGACACGTGAAGGTCAGAAGTAAACTTcagtgtctttttcattttaaagaaaagccGGAGAGCATCAGAATGCTGCTCATTTCCTTCAATGTGAATCCCATCGAACCATTTCAAACAGGCCACAGGCAGCCTGTCAGGAGCACTGACAGCTTTCTCGTTCAGCGCAAAAAGAGCGTTTTCTCCACAGCGCTGACAGTTATCCGTATTTTCAGAGCAATTAGAGAAAACGTGCAGGGTTGATGCATAAGAAAGCTCTCGATCAGGATgggaaaaggacaaaaaatacTACAAAAAGTCTTTAGCAAACGCTTTCAGCCGGCTGACATGAAGGCATCGTGAAAAGCGCGCAGCTCAGTACTTACGCAGTGGAGGTAGTGACCTCCTGCCAGGTTTTGGTGATGTTCTGTTTCAGCTCATTAAGAGGAGTGATGCCCAGCTTCCTCTTAATTTCAGCCAGCTGCTTGTCTTTGGATGCCAGCACCTGGGACAGAGTCTGGATCTCATCTTcgacctacacacacacacacacacacacacacacacacacacacacacacacacacacacacacacacacacacacacacacacacacacacacacacacacacacacacacacacacacacacacacacacgtcataTTTGATTCTACATATAAATCTGTACCCCAACATGTAAAGTCTGGCTCATCCAGTATTTGCCATTATAAAAAGACCCaaattcaaaacacattttttccagGTCATAAAACTCCACCATTGTTTAACCGCATGACCGTGGCGACATTTCAAATTTATTTGGAGCCAGTCCCCACAAACACCAACGTTCTGCTGTTACAAATACAAATTATCTCATTAAATCCGCAGTAAATACATTCGACAAATGAGCCGTTTGATCAAAATACTTTAAATCGACTGAACAGAATGACTGTTCTCCAAATAactcgttaaaaaaaaaaattattatttgagCCTTTTAGCCTTTATCTGATAGAGGCGGACAGGACAGCATGGAGCCAGAGAGGGCGGGTGACAGGCCGCAGCAAAGGCCCTGAGGCTGAATCGAACCCAGGCAGCTGCAGAGAGGACCGAGCCGTTAGTACACGGGTCACACGCGCCACCAGGTGAGGTCCTGGAGCAACAACATTCAGCTGTTTTAAATAGCTGTGAACCGTTTTTTAAGTGAAAAGGCCTGAACTTAGCTTCTCAGTGGTTAAAGAGCATGGCATGTTCCCCCATGCGTGggctctctctgggtactctggcttcctcccacagtccatcCTGTCAGGTTAACTGATTATCCCAAACTGGGAGCGTGAATGTTTACCTCGCTCAGACCAACATCTCTTCTATTAAATCTTTGACCCCTCCTGACCTTagccagctcctcctgcagCTCCTGACGCTCTTCCTCTGTCAAGTCGGGCGTTGTTGAGGACGCAGCGCCAACAGACGTCACTGCATCCTCTCCCACCTCTGGGGCCGAGTCCGGATGGCCCTGGGAACCTGggaggtaaaaaaagaaaagaaagaaagaaaagaaaacaatgtttttgaCTCAGCAAGAAGTGCAAAATTTAATGAAGTGATCTCTTTTTAAAGATAAACAGACATGTCTGGTGATTTAACATGTGACAGAGATTAAGGAGTGAAGCTTTCCACAATTCTTCCTGCACAGACCAGCTATACcatctccctcacacacacacacggcataTAGAGTACAAGCTTGTCTTGGATGTTGATGACTCTGACAGAGCTGTGCTCAGCAGGAACAAGAGCGCatcaataatacaaaaaactttCTAGATGGAGATATCCTCGGCTCAGACGGTGTGAGAGGAGGAGTTGTTGGGATCTGTGAAACAAAAGTACGACACCCAATAAGGATGTTCTGGGCCAGAAGTGAGCTGGAATAGGGGAAACAAAAATCTCTCCctgaggtcttttttttttttttggtatctAGTCAAATTATTTCAAGGAAGTTAAAGTATAGACGCAAAACCCAAAATAGGAgagtatgaaaaaaataaaaataaaggaaaaagggGAAACCCCAGAGCTGAATAACTCAGTGTGAGGGGAAGAATACAAGAAAAAGGAACTGCTGGAGTGAACTTCATACACATACAGTGTTGTTACCTCAGCGTGGAGGCAGAACCATCACACAAAACAGAGAAGAGTGTAAGTTTCATTAAAGCGTTGGCTCAACCTAACGAGTAAGAGAATTTGGCCATGTGCAATTTTCTCAGCAGACTGGGGTTGTAATAATTATGTAATAACAGTGAAATATATGTAATAGTGCAAGAGTGAAATGAAGACATCAGGTGCAGCTTCTGTGTATTTGCAGCTGCTTATTATTATTcaggatttaaaaagaaaaagtgcattTGAAGGTGGTCGCGTAAGCAGCCAATCATTATATTTTGACCTGTTCACTGCATGAATATAGGAAATGTTCCTCTCAGTGACTAAGCTGTCACCCAGCTGGGGTCAGGATTTGGCATAAACAGCAAAACGCACAACATCATTTTAGCCGGTGATATATTTTGTTTCCACACGGAAGCTGCGGTGAAACGCGCAATCTCGCCAAAAGGAATGGTACTTGAAATACATCTTTATCTCCAGCCTCCTCCTCCCACTTCATTCCAAATACTGAGGACACCCTTTCTCTCTTTCAATGCGGACCACTGTGAAGATGTGAGacggagacagaaaaaaagaggagaaaaaaaaaaaaatcacataaatcTAGCAGTGCACACTCCCACAAAGACAGCGGGATTGCCTCACGCCGTCTGGAGAGCCGTTAATGAAATAACGTTCCTCTGCCTTCAAAACACACATTATTATCACGAGCTGAGGGAGCTGTGCCATTAATTGCTTCTccttttacatttaattaacgCCAGGGGACAAGGCGAGCGGATTGGACACCTCGCAAGTGCAAATATTTATATGTCAAAACACGCTTTGGCGAGAGAAGTGAATCCGAGGCAAATCGTTTCGACGAGGAAACGGAGATGGGCATTATGGTAATCAGGCAAAAAGAACCACAGAGGAAATTCTCATTTAGCCCTCAGTCCTGAAACCACCCCCTCTGTTCCTGTGGGGTGTTTCACTTCATCTGCCCTTAAGCGCTTTTCCACTCTCTTTTGAATTTACCCCCCTCTTCTTTCTACTAGTGATACAGCACTGACACCATATATGCAGACAAACCTGCGTACTACAACatcacaattttgcaaaagACACTTCCTGTTATAACGGCTGTGCTTCAgccagataaagaaaaaaataagacaccaccctttttttgtaaattttagTACACATAATGTTTTGATAACCTACAATATGTTGCTCAGGAACTCATTTTCTTCAAGCACATCGGGTTATGTAAAATTCTGGGCACCTCTGTAAATGTCTTGTAGGTGTGTTTCCATCAGTAGGTGCTAAGAGcatgagagggaaaaaaaagaaacaaagggagagtcagagagagaaacaaatagAGAAGTTTATATGCGAGTGTAGGCAGAAGTTTGGCTTGCGACATCAAACTGCATACTCACCCACATCCCTGCCCAACCTCTATGGTTTGAGTTCATTTCCTCTTAACAATCCTGCCCTATGAGCACCCAACTGTGTGTCTGTCAGTACTGTAGCAACGACGAAGACGTGCACTTAAATAGAGACCACGAGCTTTTTGATTGTCCCTCTTTTCCTGTGATAAGCGATAAGCAGCGAGGTCGCCTAGTCATCGGATAGCGGTAACCACGCTAATGCAGCTTTCATAAAGGGCCAGACGACACACCAATAAACATGGAAATCAATAAAGTTGTATTACACAACCAGAATGTTAcgaaagaataagataagaaTGACAGTGTGCATAGGAAGCTATTTGTTCACCTTAATGGGCTCTATTGTCTCATTTGAGTTATATCAACCTCAATCCTTAcacacttttgtgtgtgtgtctgcacacaaacagctcCCAACATGACGAGGAACATCCTTTAAGattttccatctctctctctctctgtcaaacTTATTCTCATAAATACGACCTACCTCAAACGCCTCATGGAAATTTCATCAAATTTGCACAGAGATTTAATTGGACTCAAGAGTGAATTAATACTGGTAGTCAAAGGTTAAAGGTCATCGAGCACACTGTCAACCATAACCAATTAGAAGGAAATTTAGCATAAATGCTCAGCAGGGTAAAATGATGACATTTAATATAAAAGCGGCAACTTGACTGATACGTGCGATTTTCTCTGACATTGTGGTGCCTAAAATATTGGCCACCTTATTATGTAAACAAACACGCAAGCGAACACAACAGGAAATGTGACAGTCAGCGATCCGGATACCTACAATCAAAACTCTCCTCTTAAGGAAATACTTAGAATTAGAGCTTGTATTAAAAGAAGCATCCAGCTGCGTCGAGGCACTAAACCCATTCTGTGTTATTTGCAACTTTCAACAGTGCTAGCGTTAAAGAACATGAGGCATAAAAACCTCAGCATGAACAGAAACTACGAGGACCTGGGAACACTAAGACACATGGAGCGCGCACACAGCCAGGGTCGTGGCAAGGaacagaggaagatgaggaattgaattcacaacaacaggtgacaacaggtggaaacacagctggaactaatcTGAGTAACAGAACAGGAGAAGCAAAACTGAGCATAACACACATGAGACGAGGCAccgtcaaaataaaacaggaagtgacatacACATGGCGACCCAGACGAGGACATGAAA contains the following coding sequences:
- the tpd52 gene encoding tumor protein D52 isoform X3; its protein translation is MEDADKGSQGHPDSAPEVGEDAVTSVGAASSTTPDLTEEERQELQEELAKVEDEIQTLSQVLASKDKQLAEIKRKLGITPLNELKQNITKTWQEVTTSTAYRRTSETLSQASLKATAAFTNMGSAITRKLEDVSVKSLQHSASMPVMRNAPTFRSFEEKVETLKTKMTPSPSTSETGIQDGGDSPTAEASLNQPDNSPSQEEPMH
- the tpd52 gene encoding tumor protein D52 isoform X2 produces the protein MDPLEEYRSPFDFEQGVNTSYLYLSPALSDTPPSSPAVKTRGSQGHPDSAPEVGEDAVTSVGAASSTTPDLTEEERQELQEELAKVEDEIQTLSQVLASKDKQLAEIKRKLGITPLNELKQNITKTWQEVTTSTAYRRTSETLSQASLKATAAFTNMGSAITRKLEDVRNAPTFRSFEEKVETLKTKMTPSPSTSETGIQDGGDSPTAEASLNQPDNSPSQEEPMH
- the tpd52 gene encoding tumor protein D52 isoform X1, whose product is MDPLEEYRSPFDFEQGVNTSYLYLSPALSDTPPSSPAVKTRGSQGHPDSAPEVGEDAVTSVGAASSTTPDLTEEERQELQEELAKVEDEIQTLSQVLASKDKQLAEIKRKLGITPLNELKQNITKTWQEVTTSTAYRRTSETLSQASLKATAAFTNMGSAITRKLEDVSVKSLQHSASMPVMRNAPTFRSFEEKVETLKTKMTPSPSTSETGIQDGGDSPTAEASLNQPDNSPSQEEPMH